In Kushneria marisflavi, the following are encoded in one genomic region:
- the fur gene encoding ferric iron uptake transcriptional regulator has translation MADRNQELRKAGLKVTLPRVKILQILEATREEDLHMSAEDVYKALLDSGEDVGLATVYRVLTQFESAGLVVRHNFDGGHAVFEMSQEEHHDHMLCLETGEVVEFFDRDIERRQRELAEERGYELVDHALVLYVRPKGSSATRQDGGGNRR, from the coding sequence ATGGCCGATAGAAATCAGGAGTTACGCAAGGCGGGTCTCAAGGTGACCCTGCCCCGCGTAAAAATCCTTCAGATCCTCGAGGCGACTCGGGAAGAGGATCTGCACATGAGCGCTGAAGACGTCTATAAGGCGCTGCTGGATTCCGGTGAAGACGTCGGTCTTGCTACCGTTTATCGCGTCCTGACGCAATTTGAATCCGCAGGTCTGGTAGTACGTCACAACTTTGACGGCGGCCATGCCGTATTCGAGATGTCTCAGGAAGAGCATCATGACCATATGCTGTGTCTCGAAACGGGTGAAGTCGTCGAATTTTTCGATCGCGATATTGAGCGCCGTCAGCGTGAACTTGCCGAAGAGCGCGGCTACGAGCTGGTCGATCACGCTCTGGTGCTTTATGTCCGTCCCAAGGGCTCCAGCGCGACGCGTCAGGATGGCGGTGGCAATCGCCGCTGA
- the dnaK gene encoding molecular chaperone DnaK, with the protein MGRIIGIDLGTTNSCVAVLDGDKTRVIENAEGARTTPSIIGYTDDGETLVGQAAKRQAVTNPNNTLYAVKRLIGRKFKDDVVQKDIKMVPYSIIEADNGDAWVQVNDKKMAPPQVSAEVLKKMKKTAEDYLGEEVTEAVITVPAYFNDSQRQATKDAGRIAGLEVKRIINEPTAAALAYGMDSKGSDRTIAVYDLGGGTFDISIIEVADVDGEKQFEVLATNGDTFLGGEDFDLKLIDYLVQQFKTDSGIDLSGDSLAMQRLKEAAEKAKIELSSAQQTEVNLPYITADQTGPKHLAVKVTRAKLESLVEDLVQRSLGPCKTAMQDAGLSNSEIQDVILVGGQTRMPMVQQKVAEFFGKEARKDVNPDEAVAMGAALQGGVLGGDVKDVLLLDVTPLTLGIETMGGVMTPLIEKNTTIPTKKTQTFSTAEDNQTAVTIHALQGERKQAAQNKSLGRFDLADIPPAPRGVPQIEVAFDLDANGILNITAKDKATGKEQSIVIKSSGGLSDDEIDQMVKDAEAHEAEDKKFEELVQLRNQADGMIHASRKTLEESGDKATDEDRQNIETAISELEEALKSDDPEQIQPKLDALTEASGNLAQKMYAEQGEQAQGEQPEGAKKSSDDVVDADYEEVNDDQKKQ; encoded by the coding sequence ATGGGACGCATTATTGGTATCGACCTTGGCACAACCAACTCCTGTGTGGCTGTGCTCGATGGCGACAAGACCCGCGTAATTGAAAACGCTGAAGGCGCGCGTACTACGCCTTCCATCATCGGCTATACCGATGACGGCGAAACTCTGGTCGGCCAGGCCGCCAAGCGTCAGGCCGTGACGAACCCGAACAACACCCTGTATGCGGTCAAGCGTTTGATCGGTCGCAAGTTCAAGGATGATGTTGTTCAAAAGGACATCAAGATGGTGCCTTACAGCATCATTGAAGCTGACAACGGCGATGCTTGGGTTCAGGTCAATGACAAGAAGATGGCGCCGCCGCAGGTTAGCGCTGAAGTTCTGAAAAAGATGAAGAAAACGGCCGAGGACTACCTCGGTGAAGAAGTCACTGAAGCGGTCATCACCGTACCGGCCTACTTCAATGACTCTCAGCGTCAGGCCACCAAGGATGCCGGTCGTATTGCCGGTCTTGAGGTCAAGCGCATCATCAACGAGCCGACCGCTGCCGCTCTGGCCTATGGCATGGACAGCAAGGGTAGCGACCGTACCATCGCGGTCTACGACCTGGGCGGCGGTACCTTCGATATCTCCATCATCGAAGTCGCTGACGTTGATGGCGAAAAGCAGTTTGAAGTGCTTGCCACCAACGGGGATACCTTCCTGGGCGGTGAAGACTTTGACCTCAAGCTGATCGACTATCTCGTTCAGCAGTTCAAGACCGATTCCGGCATTGACCTGTCTGGCGATTCTCTCGCCATGCAGCGTCTGAAGGAAGCGGCCGAGAAAGCCAAGATCGAGCTTTCCTCTGCTCAGCAGACCGAAGTCAACCTGCCTTACATCACGGCAGACCAGACCGGTCCCAAGCACCTGGCGGTCAAGGTTACTCGCGCCAAGCTCGAATCGCTGGTCGAGGATCTGGTACAGCGTTCGCTCGGTCCGTGCAAGACGGCCATGCAGGACGCCGGCCTTTCCAACAGCGAGATTCAGGACGTGATTCTGGTTGGCGGTCAGACGCGCATGCCGATGGTGCAGCAGAAGGTTGCCGAGTTCTTTGGCAAGGAAGCACGCAAGGACGTCAACCCGGACGAAGCCGTTGCCATGGGTGCTGCGCTTCAGGGCGGCGTTCTGGGCGGTGACGTCAAGGACGTACTGCTGCTCGACGTCACGCCGCTGACGCTGGGTATCGAAACGATGGGGGGTGTCATGACGCCGCTGATCGAAAAGAACACCACGATCCCGACCAAGAAGACACAGACCTTCTCCACGGCTGAGGACAATCAGACGGCAGTGACCATCCATGCCCTGCAGGGTGAGCGCAAGCAGGCGGCACAGAACAAGTCACTGGGTCGTTTTGACCTGGCCGACATTCCGCCGGCACCGCGTGGCGTACCGCAGATTGAAGTCGCCTTTGATCTTGATGCCAACGGTATCCTGAACATCACGGCGAAGGACAAGGCGACCGGCAAGGAACAGTCGATCGTGATCAAGTCCTCCGGCGGTCTCTCCGACGACGAGATCGATCAGATGGTCAAGGACGCCGAGGCGCACGAGGCCGAAGACAAGAAGTTCGAGGAGCTCGTTCAGCTGCGCAACCAGGCCGATGGCATGATCCATGCCTCGCGCAAGACGCTTGAAGAGTCTGGTGACAAGGCTACTGACGAAGATCGTCAGAACATCGAAACGGCCATCAGCGAACTGGAAGAAGCGCTCAAGAGCGACGATCCGGAGCAGATCCAGCCGAAACTGGATGCCCTGACAGAAGCTTCCGGTAACCTGGCGCAGAAGATGTATGCCGAGCAGGGCGAACAGGCCCAGGGTGAACAGCCGGAAGGCGCCAAGAAGAGCAGCGATGATGTGGTCGATGCGGACTACGAAGAAGTCAACGACGACCAGAAAAAACAGTAA
- a CDS encoding organic hydroperoxide resistance protein — protein sequence MAVMYETTVNVSGGRKGHARSDDGILDVNLAMPGSGADATNPEQLFAAGYAACFSSAAMGVARQQGHKLDDIPVAAHVTLDAENHDYNLSVKLTAEVALPQAEAEKLIAQAHEMCPYSKATRGNIQVDIEVKGH from the coding sequence ATGGCAGTCATGTATGAAACCACTGTTAATGTTTCAGGCGGGCGCAAGGGGCATGCCAGAAGCGATGATGGCATCCTCGATGTCAATCTCGCCATGCCGGGCAGCGGTGCTGATGCCACTAACCCCGAGCAGCTTTTTGCCGCCGGTTATGCGGCCTGCTTCTCCAGCGCCGCCATGGGTGTTGCGCGCCAGCAGGGCCACAAGCTTGATGATATTCCGGTCGCAGCGCATGTCACGCTGGATGCGGAAAATCATGACTACAACCTGTCGGTCAAGCTGACGGCTGAAGTGGCGCTGCCTCAGGCCGAAGCAGAAAAGCTGATCGCTCAGGCCCATGAGATGTGCCCGTATTCCAAGGCCACGCGTGGCAACATTCAGGTCGATATTGAAGTGAAGGGTCACTGA
- the grpE gene encoding nucleotide exchange factor GrpE: MTNKPHDPRDEELERAEREAEPQPLEPDNTDTLEDIEGELASDDDAVLSQSEQEADVLAGRVAELEQELAQAKDQQIRAAAEAQNVRRRAEQDAEKAKKFALEKFVKELLPVVDSLEKGLESMSEDVSETHREGVSMTLRMQLDVLGKFGVEQLDPHGEPFDPQYHEAMTQVANPDMDPNTVMDVMQKGYTLNGRLVRPAMVVVSKQA, encoded by the coding sequence ATGACCAACAAGCCGCATGATCCAAGGGATGAAGAACTCGAGCGTGCCGAGCGTGAAGCCGAACCGCAGCCGCTTGAGCCCGACAATACGGATACCCTTGAGGATATCGAAGGCGAGCTGGCGTCAGATGACGATGCCGTCCTGAGCCAGAGTGAACAGGAAGCAGACGTTCTGGCCGGCCGGGTAGCCGAGCTCGAGCAGGAACTGGCGCAGGCAAAGGACCAGCAAATTCGGGCTGCGGCTGAAGCCCAGAATGTGCGCCGTCGTGCCGAGCAGGATGCCGAAAAGGCGAAGAAGTTTGCGCTCGAGAAGTTCGTCAAGGAACTGCTGCCGGTCGTGGATAGCCTTGAAAAGGGCCTTGAAAGCATGAGCGAAGATGTCAGTGAAACGCATCGCGAAGGCGTGTCGATGACGCTCAGGATGCAGCTCGATGTGCTGGGCAAGTTTGGCGTCGAGCAGCTCGATCCGCACGGTGAGCCCTTTGACCCCCAATACCATGAAGCCATGACGCAGGTGGCCAATCCGGACATGGACCCCAATACGGTCATGGACGTCATGCAAAAGGGGTACACGCTCAACGGTCGTCTGGTACGCCCGGCCATGGTGGTGGTGAGCAAGCAGGCCTGA
- a CDS encoding septal ring lytic transglycosylase RlpA family protein, translating into MPNRDWSKVQPILALLCLLALAGCAGQQMSDAPGASASGEASYYSDRHQGARTASGERYNRSAMTAAHRTLAFGTRVRVTNLNNQRQTVVRINDRGPFSRGRIIDLSRAAAEQIGMIRSGVAPVRVEVLK; encoded by the coding sequence ATGCCAAACAGAGACTGGTCAAAAGTTCAGCCAATTCTGGCACTGTTGTGTCTGCTCGCACTGGCCGGGTGCGCCGGTCAGCAGATGTCTGACGCGCCGGGGGCGAGTGCCTCGGGGGAAGCATCCTATTACAGTGACCGACATCAGGGCGCGCGTACTGCCAGCGGTGAGCGCTACAACAGAAGTGCCATGACGGCCGCCCATCGCACGCTTGCCTTTGGTACTCGGGTGCGCGTCACCAATCTGAACAATCAGCGCCAGACCGTAGTGCGCATCAACGACCGCGGGCCCTTTTCCAGAGGGCGCATCATCGATCTTTCCCGCGCGGCGGCCGAGCAGATTGGCATGATCCGCAGCGGCGTGGCGCCGGTCAGGGTGGAAGTGCTGAAGTGA
- a CDS encoding FecCD family ABC transporter permease codes for MNRLTAAVTSSAQGRNFYRAMVLRRQLILLGLLVTLFLSFCIDLALGPARYDLTQVLSALLTPNSVSEQLSVIVWQIRMPVALMAIVVGASLSIAGAQMQTILSNPLASPFTLGISAGAGFGAALALAFGVSIIPAAVDYVVPINAFLVAMLTALMIHLLSMRRGVTIETIVLLGIAMVFIFNALMALIQFFASQQALSAVVFWTMGSLTKATWPKVWVALGVLAIAIPLLARHGWALTAMRLGDAKAESMGVRPRRLRLQVLMLVSLLASVSVAFVGTIGFIGLVGPHIARMLVGEDQRFFLPASALCGALILSVGSVISKMLIPGTVIPIGIITSLVGIPFFLFLVLKQKKSTW; via the coding sequence ATGAATAGGTTGACGGCAGCCGTGACTTCTTCTGCACAGGGACGCAACTTCTATCGTGCCATGGTCCTGCGACGCCAGCTGATCCTGCTGGGGCTTCTGGTCACCCTGTTTTTAAGCTTTTGCATTGACCTGGCACTCGGGCCGGCCCGTTATGACCTGACCCAGGTACTGAGTGCACTGCTGACACCGAACTCGGTCAGCGAACAGCTCAGTGTCATTGTCTGGCAAATCCGCATGCCGGTCGCTCTGATGGCCATTGTGGTCGGCGCCAGCCTATCGATCGCCGGCGCACAGATGCAGACCATCCTGAGCAACCCGCTGGCAAGCCCCTTTACGCTGGGCATTTCCGCCGGCGCCGGATTCGGTGCCGCACTGGCACTGGCGTTTGGGGTGTCGATCATCCCAGCCGCCGTGGATTATGTCGTACCCATCAATGCCTTTCTGGTGGCCATGCTCACAGCGCTGATGATTCACCTTTTGAGCATGCGGCGCGGTGTGACGATTGAAACCATCGTGCTGCTGGGCATTGCCATGGTGTTTATCTTCAACGCACTCATGGCCCTGATTCAGTTCTTTGCCAGTCAGCAGGCGCTGTCGGCGGTGGTGTTCTGGACCATGGGCAGTCTGACCAAGGCCACCTGGCCCAAGGTCTGGGTCGCGCTGGGCGTGCTGGCCATCGCGATTCCGCTGCTGGCACGACACGGCTGGGCGCTGACGGCCATGCGGCTGGGGGATGCCAAGGCAGAGAGCATGGGGGTGCGCCCGCGCCGACTTCGTCTCCAGGTGCTGATGCTGGTCTCGCTACTGGCGTCGGTGTCGGTGGCCTTTGTCGGCACGATCGGTTTTATCGGACTGGTGGGACCGCATATAGCCCGGATGCTGGTGGGTGAGGATCAGCGGTTTTTCCTGCCGGCCTCGGCTTTGTGCGGTGCTCTTATTCTTTCTGTAGGGTCAGTGATTTCCAAGATGCTGATTCCCGGCACGGTGATTCCGATCGGCATCATCACCTCGCTGGTCGGCATTCCGTTTTTCCTCTTTCTTGTTCTCAAACAGAAGAAATCGACATGGTAA
- a CDS encoding ABC transporter ATP-binding protein: MVSLTLEQVTAHYGKREVLSSITTPTLSGGQVVALLGPNAAGKSTLFRRIMGLLSGSGHVRIAGTHAERPVAYMPQETRIDAVLSVYESVLLARMQGRRLKVQPEDLAQVDAALEELNLQALAQRDIGDLSGGQRQLVSAAQALVQSPDILLLDEPTSALDLHRQIGLLSVLRRLAEQRQMLIIVALHDLGHALRFSDQSIVLAGGALKACGPTRAVVTAELLREVYQVDGRIESCTRGCPLLVVETAL; this comes from the coding sequence ATGGTAAGCCTGACGCTTGAACAGGTGACCGCCCACTACGGCAAGCGCGAAGTGCTTTCGAGCATTACCACGCCAACGCTGTCGGGCGGTCAGGTCGTGGCATTGCTGGGCCCCAATGCTGCGGGTAAATCCACGCTGTTTCGACGCATCATGGGCCTGCTGTCCGGCAGCGGTCATGTCCGGATTGCCGGCACACATGCCGAGCGACCGGTGGCCTACATGCCGCAGGAGACCCGCATCGATGCAGTGTTAAGCGTTTATGAAAGCGTGCTGCTGGCACGCATGCAGGGTCGCCGTCTCAAGGTCCAGCCCGAGGATCTGGCCCAGGTGGATGCTGCCCTTGAGGAGCTTAATCTTCAGGCGCTGGCCCAGCGCGACATCGGCGACCTCAGCGGCGGACAGCGCCAGCTTGTCAGTGCTGCCCAGGCGCTGGTGCAGTCTCCTGACATTCTGCTGCTGGATGAACCCACGTCCGCACTTGACCTGCATCGCCAGATCGGGCTTTTAAGCGTGCTTCGTCGACTGGCCGAACAGCGCCAGATGTTGATCATCGTGGCCCTGCACGATCTGGGACATGCCCTGCGCTTTTCCGACCAGTCCATCGTACTGGCAGGGGGAGCGCTCAAGGCATGCGGCCCAACACGCGCCGTGGTGACCGCCGAGCTTCTGCGCGAGGTCTATCAGGTCGATGGCCGCATCGAGAGTTGCACAAGAGGGTGTCCGCTGCTGGTGGTCGAGACCGCGCTTTAG
- a CDS encoding formate dehydrogenase subunit delta, which yields MNDPVVPLIRMVNQISLNNRHHASDEAAAEQIAGHLKKFWARDMKRQIIKYAETDGSELDPLSKLAVARLKTMSVVVRDWEETSDAG from the coding sequence ATGAACGATCCCGTTGTTCCGCTGATCAGGATGGTCAATCAGATCAGCCTCAATAATCGCCATCATGCCAGCGATGAGGCAGCGGCCGAGCAGATTGCCGGTCATCTCAAGAAGTTCTGGGCCCGCGACATGAAACGCCAGATCATCAAGTACGCCGAGACTGACGGCAGCGAGCTGGACCCCTTGTCGAAACTCGCCGTGGCACGCCTCAAGACCATGTCTGTTGTGGTCAGGGACTGGGAAGAGACCTCAGATGCAGGTTGA
- the dnaJ gene encoding molecular chaperone DnaJ produces the protein MSKRDYYEVLGVERGADDKEIKKAYRRLAQKYHPDRNPDDESAAEKFREVSDAYEVLADSDKRAAYDQFGHAGVDGQGGGFGGGGFGGAGGAGGFSDIFGDVFGDIFGGGGGRRGPGGAARGSDLRYNLEIDLEEAVAGTTVDIRVPRLVECDRCHGDCAEPGTSKRTCSTCNGMGQVRMQQGFFAVQQPCPTCHGQGQTVDTPCRKCNGEGRVQETRTLSVKIPPGVDTGDRIRLNGEGEAGVNGGPAGDLYVQVSIKAHAIFERDGRDLYCEVPINFVDATLGGELEVPTLEGRVKLRIPPETQTGKLFRLRGKGVKPVRGGAPGDLMCKVVLETPVNLDEDQKQLLRQFQESLDGTDTRHSPRKSRWFDGVKKFFDDMRP, from the coding sequence ATGTCCAAGCGTGACTACTATGAGGTCCTCGGCGTCGAGCGCGGCGCCGACGACAAGGAAATCAAGAAGGCCTATCGCCGACTGGCTCAGAAATATCATCCGGATCGCAATCCCGACGATGAATCTGCCGCCGAGAAGTTCCGCGAGGTCTCCGACGCCTATGAAGTCTTGGCCGATAGCGACAAGCGGGCAGCCTACGACCAGTTCGGTCATGCTGGTGTTGATGGACAGGGCGGTGGCTTCGGTGGCGGTGGCTTTGGTGGCGCCGGTGGCGCGGGCGGCTTCAGCGACATCTTCGGCGACGTCTTCGGCGATATCTTTGGTGGCGGCGGCGGACGCCGTGGCCCCGGTGGTGCCGCCCGAGGCAGCGATCTGCGTTATAACCTCGAGATCGACCTGGAAGAAGCCGTTGCCGGCACGACCGTCGATATTCGTGTGCCGCGTCTTGTCGAGTGTGATCGCTGCCACGGTGACTGCGCCGAGCCCGGCACCAGCAAGCGCACCTGTTCGACCTGTAACGGCATGGGTCAGGTTCGCATGCAGCAGGGCTTCTTTGCCGTGCAGCAGCCCTGCCCGACCTGTCATGGCCAGGGACAGACCGTCGATACGCCATGCCGCAAGTGCAACGGCGAGGGACGTGTTCAGGAAACGCGTACCCTGTCGGTCAAGATTCCGCCCGGCGTTGATACCGGTGACCGCATTCGCCTCAACGGCGAGGGCGAAGCCGGCGTTAATGGTGGCCCGGCAGGCGATCTGTATGTACAGGTGTCGATCAAGGCGCATGCCATCTTCGAGCGTGACGGGCGTGATCTCTATTGTGAGGTGCCCATCAATTTCGTGGATGCTACTTTGGGCGGCGAGCTCGAAGTGCCGACGCTGGAAGGTCGCGTCAAGCTGCGCATTCCGCCCGAGACCCAGACCGGCAAGCTTTTCAGGTTGCGCGGCAAGGGCGTCAAGCCGGTTCGAGGCGGTGCTCCGGGTGATCTGATGTGCAAGGTCGTACTGGAAACGCCGGTCAACCTTGATGAAGATCAAAAGCAGCTGCTGCGCCAGTTCCAGGAAAGTCTGGATGGCACCGATACGCGCCATTCGCCGCGTAAAAGCCGCTGGTTTGATGGCGTGAAAAAGTTTTTCGATGACATGCGCCCCTAA
- the recN gene encoding DNA repair protein RecN: MLSQLSISNYAIVEHLELDFRDGMTAITGETGAGKSILLDALSLCLGERADAGSVRHGAPRADLAARFDIEGLPEARTWLAERDLDESECLLRRSVTANGRSKAWINGVPATLADLKALSEHLIDIHGQHAHQTLMREETHLRLLDDFAGHSEHVEQLTQIYRQWQQASRRLKAARESGDEQQARCQLLRYQVEELDALSLGEEELSVLEEEQTRLANAEELITQAQFAADCCDDDESGALSRLAQARQRLEQLPGSDNGALANILGMLGDACIQLQEAGYELHRYVNATELDPDRLMTVESRLAEIHRIARKHHVMPEEVPALHQRLQAELSGLQDGGEDMDTLVEATEAARNAWRELARQISEQRTEAARRMSAEVKSQLAFLGMEKADFTVDVARRDTAQPDGMDRVSFLISANPGQPARALTRVASGGELSRVSLAIQVVAAQHSTIPTLVFDEVDVGISGATAEIVGQLLRQLGGHGQILCVTHLPQVAAQGHQHLHIEKQADERTTHTTMALLDEGGRVRELARMLGGVHLSERTLAHAREMLDVSQRSAH; this comes from the coding sequence ATGCTGTCTCAGCTATCCATCAGTAATTACGCCATCGTCGAGCATCTGGAACTGGATTTTCGGGATGGCATGACGGCCATCACCGGTGAAACCGGTGCCGGCAAGTCCATTCTTCTGGATGCCCTGTCGCTTTGCCTGGGTGAAAGAGCCGATGCCGGCAGCGTGCGCCACGGTGCACCCCGTGCCGATCTGGCCGCGCGTTTTGATATCGAAGGACTGCCGGAAGCGCGTACCTGGCTGGCCGAAAGGGACCTGGACGAGTCGGAATGCCTGTTGCGCCGCTCAGTCACTGCCAATGGGCGTTCGAAGGCTTGGATCAACGGTGTACCGGCCACGCTTGCCGACCTCAAGGCCCTTAGCGAGCACCTGATCGATATCCATGGCCAGCATGCTCATCAGACCCTGATGCGCGAAGAGACACATCTGCGTCTGCTGGATGACTTTGCCGGCCACAGCGAGCATGTTGAGCAGCTCACACAGATCTATCGCCAGTGGCAACAGGCCAGTCGACGCTTGAAAGCCGCCCGGGAAAGTGGTGACGAACAGCAGGCACGCTGTCAGCTGCTGCGCTATCAGGTTGAAGAACTCGATGCATTGTCCCTGGGCGAAGAAGAGCTTTCAGTGTTGGAAGAAGAGCAGACCCGCCTGGCCAATGCTGAGGAGCTCATCACTCAGGCACAGTTTGCCGCCGACTGCTGCGACGATGATGAAAGTGGCGCCCTGTCCCGACTGGCGCAGGCCCGACAGCGTCTGGAGCAGCTGCCCGGCAGCGACAATGGCGCCTTGGCCAACATTCTGGGGATGCTTGGTGATGCCTGTATCCAGTTACAGGAGGCAGGGTATGAACTGCATCGCTACGTCAATGCTACCGAGCTTGATCCGGATCGTCTGATGACGGTCGAGTCGCGCCTGGCCGAGATTCATCGCATTGCCCGTAAGCATCACGTCATGCCCGAGGAAGTACCGGCACTGCATCAGCGCCTGCAGGCAGAACTCTCCGGGCTTCAGGATGGCGGGGAAGACATGGATACCCTGGTAGAAGCTACTGAAGCGGCGCGCAATGCCTGGCGCGAACTGGCCCGTCAGATTTCCGAGCAGCGCACCGAAGCAGCTCGCCGCATGAGTGCAGAAGTAAAATCGCAGCTGGCCTTTCTGGGCATGGAAAAGGCGGACTTCACCGTGGACGTCGCACGCAGGGATACCGCTCAGCCCGACGGCATGGATCGGGTCAGTTTCCTGATCAGCGCCAACCCCGGGCAGCCGGCACGTGCCCTGACCCGGGTCGCCTCGGGCGGTGAGCTTTCGCGAGTGAGCCTTGCCATCCAGGTTGTGGCGGCTCAGCACAGCACTATCCCGACGCTGGTGTTTGACGAAGTGGATGTGGGTATTTCAGGCGCTACCGCAGAAATCGTCGGTCAACTGCTGCGCCAGCTGGGCGGTCATGGGCAAATTCTCTGTGTCACGCACCTGCCCCAGGTGGCTGCACAGGGTCATCAGCATCTGCATATCGAAAAACAGGCGGATGAGCGCACCACGCATACCACCATGGCGCTGCTCGATGAGGGCGGACGGGTCAGGGAGCTGGCGCGAATGCTGGGGGGCGTACACCTTTCAGAACGCACGCTGGCGCATGCCCGCGAAATGCTGGACGTCAGTCAACGATCTGCCCACTAA
- a CDS encoding ABC transporter substrate-binding protein: MKRNLLFSAFMALALLSGAAQAKEAVVTDIAGREVHIETPVKRMILGEGRQIYLLGVLQPKTPFKGVVGWRDDLSQADPETWAAYAAKFPEISNIPTFGGFKDGTFDVEQAASLKPDVVFMNIESQTATEDAGYEDKLAALGIPIVYVDFREDPIKDTPASIRLMGELLGKSDEAERFINFSNEQMARVTDVIEKADPERPRVFIDRAGGYSDDCCMSFGPYNFGDYVRIAGGKNIADDIIPGTFGTLNPEQIIASNPQQVVVTGGDWEAYVPGGGWVDVGPGADMAEARRKLEALTHRTAMTGIDAVAHDQVHAIWHQFYNSPYYFVAIQRLAKWFHPELFKTLDPDATMRELYEQFLPLSYQPGYWVSLEAENE, from the coding sequence ATGAAAAGAAACCTGCTGTTTAGCGCTTTTATGGCACTCGCCCTGCTCTCCGGCGCCGCTCAGGCGAAGGAGGCCGTGGTCACTGACATCGCAGGCCGCGAGGTTCATATCGAAACGCCGGTCAAACGCATGATTTTGGGAGAAGGGCGCCAGATCTATCTGCTGGGCGTGCTGCAGCCGAAGACGCCCTTCAAGGGCGTAGTGGGCTGGCGCGATGACCTCTCCCAGGCTGACCCGGAAACCTGGGCCGCTTATGCCGCCAAATTTCCCGAGATCAGTAATATCCCCACCTTTGGGGGCTTCAAGGATGGCACCTTTGATGTGGAGCAGGCCGCTTCACTCAAACCCGATGTCGTCTTCATGAACATCGAGTCACAGACGGCCACCGAGGATGCCGGTTACGAGGACAAGCTCGCGGCCCTTGGCATTCCCATCGTCTATGTCGATTTTCGAGAAGATCCCATCAAGGACACGCCGGCCTCCATTCGACTCATGGGCGAACTTCTGGGCAAAAGTGATGAGGCGGAGCGCTTTATCAACTTTTCCAACGAACAGATGGCACGCGTCACTGATGTGATCGAGAAGGCCGACCCTGAACGTCCGCGTGTGTTCATTGATCGTGCCGGCGGTTATAGCGATGACTGCTGCATGAGCTTTGGTCCGTACAATTTCGGTGATTATGTACGCATCGCCGGTGGCAAAAACATTGCCGACGATATTATTCCGGGCACCTTTGGCACCCTCAACCCCGAACAGATCATCGCCTCCAACCCGCAGCAGGTTGTGGTGACCGGCGGTGACTGGGAGGCTTATGTGCCGGGGGGTGGCTGGGTGGATGTCGGACCTGGCGCCGACATGGCAGAGGCTCGACGCAAGCTCGAAGCCCTGACACATCGTACTGCCATGACGGGCATCGATGCTGTCGCTCATGACCAGGTCCATGCCATCTGGCATCAGTTCTATAACAGCCCCTACTATTTCGTGGCAATACAGCGGCTGGCCAAATGGTTCCATCCAGAGCTTTTCAAAACCCTTGATCCCGATGCCACCATGCGTGAACTTTATGAACAATTTCTGCCGCTGAGCTATCAGCCAGGGTACTGGGTGTCACTCGAGGCAGAAAATGAATAG